The following are encoded in a window of Merismopedia glauca CCAP 1448/3 genomic DNA:
- a CDS encoding SMI1/KNR4 family protein: MQSIDFMGIVLLPNSALSLVSVEELESVEAELGFTFPEDYRNFVITLGSGVTDFSLRVYPPRTILESQMLEVQDRLSEFWFWDKSPDILTQSQAIECVPFFDSPDGDDILFHPSDQSRWFILQHDGDKIIVIHSFQKLCAFYLKRNRKLRPPYKFTVF; encoded by the coding sequence ATGCAGAGTATTGATTTTATGGGCATCGTGCTGCTGCCTAATTCAGCACTATCTCTTGTCTCGGTTGAAGAATTAGAATCGGTAGAAGCAGAGCTAGGATTCACGTTTCCAGAGGATTATCGAAATTTCGTAATCACGCTGGGAAGTGGTGTGACTGATTTCAGCCTTCGTGTCTATCCTCCACGCACTATCCTTGAAAGTCAGATGCTTGAGGTTCAAGATCGGCTATCTGAGTTTTGGTTTTGGGATAAAAGCCCAGATATCCTGACACAGAGTCAAGCCATTGAATGCGTACCATTTTTTGACAGTCCAGATGGGGATGATATTCTGTTCCATCCATCCGATCAAAGTCGCTGGTTTATCTTGCAACATGACGGCGACAAGATCATTGTTATTCATTCATTTCAGAAGCTTTGTGCGTTTTATCTTAAACGGAACAGGAAGTTGCGCCCCCCATATAAGTTCACAGTTTTCTAG